Proteins found in one Xenopus laevis strain J_2021 chromosome 1L, Xenopus_laevis_v10.1, whole genome shotgun sequence genomic segment:
- the diras2.L gene encoding DIRAS family GTP binding RAS like 2 L homeolog, with amino-acid sequence MPEQSNDYRVVVFGAGGVGKSSLVLRFVKGTFRESYIPTIEDTYRQVISCDKSICTLQITDTTGSHQFPAMQRLSISKGHAFILVYSITSRQSLEELKPIYEQICQIKGDVESIPIMLVGNKSDESQNREMDSSEGEAMAKKWKCAFMETSAKMNHNVKELFQELLNLEKRRTVSLQIDGKKSKQQKRKEKLKGKCVVM; translated from the coding sequence ATGCCAGAACAAAGTAATGATTACAGAGTAGTGGTGTTTGGAGCTGGAGGAGTTGGTAAAAGTTCTTTGGTACTACGGTTTGTTAAAGGCACCTTTAGGGAAAGTTACATCCCAACAATTGAAGACACCTACAGACAAGTGATCAGTTGTGACAAAAGTATATGTACTTTGCAAATAACCGATACCACGGGGAGCCATCAATTTCCAGCCATGCAGCGTCTGTCAATATCAAAAGGACATGCCTTTATTTTGGTTTATTCCATCACCAGCAGGCAATCCTTGGAGGAACTGAAGCCAATTTATGAACAAATTTGTCAGATAAAAGGGGATGTAGAGAGTATCCCTATAATGCTGGTCGGAAACAAAAGTGATGAAAGCCAAAACAGAGAAATGGATAGCTCGGAAGGAGAGGCAATGGccaaaaaatggaaatgtgcCTTTATGGAGACATCTGCTAAGATGAATCACAATGTGAAAGAGCTGTTTCAGGAGCTGCTGAACCTTGAGAAACGCAGGACTGTGAGCTTACAGATTGATGGCAAGAAGAGCAAACAgcaaaaaaggaaagagaaactAAAAGGAAAATGTGTGGTCATGTAA